The segment TGTCTGGAAGATCGGCGTACAACACCCCAGGAATAATACTGAAATTCTCGGCTATCTGGAACTCAGTAATGAGGCCACGGCTACTTCCGGAGATTACGAAAGGTTCTTTGAAATAGACGGGGAACGGCATACTCATATTATTGACCCGCGGTCGGGAATGCCGGTGCGCGGTGTAATTGCAACAACCATTATTGCTCCTACAGGTACTGATGTGGATGCATTGTCCACTATCGTTTTTGTTCTAGGTACAGAAAAAGGTTTAGGGTTGATTCATAAGATCCCTGGCGCCGAGGCCATGATTATACATGAGGGAGATAACGAGGAACTGGTGATAGATATGACGGGCGGTTTCAAAGAAAAATTCAAAAGACTGGATCACAGTAGCGGGAGTAATATCAGATGGCGTAAAGTTACTTTCGGTAAGCAATAAGTGCACATGCCGATGTTCCGATAATAAACATACAACATTTGAAATTCCTTAACATATTTATTTAAATTGTTTCTGTGCCGTCTTCCTTTCTATATGAGCATGCAGATTTCTTTTCTTCAACCTGATCACCGATGAACGGTAAATAGATCATAAAGGTTGTGCCGCTCCCTGCTTCGCTATCAACATGGATGTATCCCTGGTGCTGTTTTACGATTCCATATACAATTGCAAGCCCAAGACCGGTACCTTTTTCACGTTTTTTTGTTGTAAAGAATGGTTCAAAAATCCTTTTTTTAATTTCATGATTGATGCCCGTACCTGTATCTGAAACTGATAAAATGGCATGCCAGCCTGCTTTTTCATGGCCATAAAATTCGACAAATTCATCATCCAGTTCTACGATATCCGTACGTATGGTAAAAAAACCACCATTAGGCATGGCATCCCTGGCGTTGGTTGCAAGGTTCATTAAAACCTGTTCTATCTGTAAATGGTCAGCCATTACCAAACAGTCCTTTTCTGTAAGTACATGGTTGAGCCTAACGTTTTCTGACATGAGATTCATAAGAAGTCCTTCGGTTTGCCTGATAATCGTATTTAAGTTTACCGGTTTTAGGTTATTTGCTTCTTTTCTGCTGAAGGTCAGGAGATCCTGAGTGAAATGAATAGCCTTTTCTGTTATTGAATAGATTTTTTCAACATAGTTCTGTGATTGTATGTCCTTAAACAGAGCATCGCCTTTCATTTTATTCTGCAGTAATTCTGCATATCCAATTATTGCCGAGAGACTGTTGTTAAAATTGTGAGCGATAGTTCCAATGAGTTTACCGATGGATTCCAATTTTTGGGAATGATAAAGTTGTTCTTTTAGTTCCAGCATTTCTGCCTCAGCCTGTTTTCGTTTGCGCCGTTCTTCAGCTTCCTTCAATTCCCGTTCTATAGCCGGAAGAAGCCTTGACAGGTTGTTTTTCATAATATAATCATGCGCACCGGCTTTCATGGCCGCAACGGCAAACTCTTCACCTATGACGCCTGAAACAATAATGAACGGCAGGTCAAGCCCGCTGAGCTGCAACTCGGTAAGTGCTCCAAATGCACTGAAAAGCGGTAGGGAATGGTCAGAGAGTACGATGTCCCATTCCTGCTTTTCGAGCATTATTTTCATGGCTGAGGCTGTTTCAACCCGGTCATAAACAGGATTATAGCCACCACGCCTTAATTCACGCAACAGTAGTTCTGTATCGTCGGTTGAATCTTCAATAATTAATACGCGAAGTTGTTTACCCATTTTCTTTTACCTTTCAAAGTGAAATAGTTCGTGATGTAAAATAACTGTTCAGATTTACCGTTTATAGTTTTAGTTTAATGTTCCGGCTCAATGGGTTTTTAAATGTCTCCAGATACTATTCCTGAATCGTAAAATAAAATACTGCCCCCTTCCCAATCTCTCCTTCAGCCCATATTTGCCCGCCATGGCGGTGAATAATGCGCTGGACGGTGGCCAGCCCGATGCCTGTACCCTCAAATTCATTTGCCGAATGCAGACGCTGGAACGCAACGAACAGCCTGCCGATGTAGGTCATGTCAAAGCCAACGCCGTTGTCTCTTACAAAATATGCAGGTTTTCCGTTATGTTGCGTAACACCGAACTCGATTTTTGCCTCCGAACATGGTTTGGTATACTTCCACGCATTGCCCAGGAGATTTTCCAGTGCTATTTTCAGTAACCGCGGGTCAGCGTTAGCTACGAGTCCCCGCGAAATGATAAATTCGACCTTGCGTTCCGGTTGTCTTTCCTGAAGTTCTGATGCCACTGTTGCTACCAGCTCACTCAGATTAATGGTTTTCCGGTACATTCCTGCCTGTGTTATGCGTGACAGGTTCAGTAAATCTTCGATAAGTTGTCCCATACGCTGGCTTGCAGCCCTCACGCGCAGCAGATGATTTTTTCCCTCATCATCCAATCTGTCTGCGTAGTCTTCTATTAATGCCTTACTGAAACCGTCGATGCTTCGTAAGGGTGCACGAAGATCGTGAGAGACCGAATAGCAGAATGCTTCCAATTCTTTGTTTGCAGCGGTAAGCTGGGAAGTAATATGTTCAAGCTTGTCCCGCTGCCGCCTCAGTTCGTTTTCTACCTGCTTCCGTTCTGTAATATCTTCCTTGATTGCTACAAAATGAGTAATACGGCCTTCCGGATCTTTTACCGGAGAAACAGATGCCAGTTCCCAATAAAGTTCGCCGTTTTTTTTCTTATTAACAAATTCCCCTTTCCAGATATTACCCGAGGTAATGGTACTCCATAACCGTTTATATTCTTCAGCAGGTGTCTTGCCGGATTTTAAAATGCGAGCATTATTTCCGGCGACCTCGTCTCTCGTGTAGCCTGTCAATTGTGAAAATTTGGGATTTACATACTCGATAACACCTTCGTTGTTGGTAATAATAACAGAACATGGGCTTTGCTCGATAGCGCTGGAAAATTTACAAAGCCTTTCTTCCGATTTCTTGAGTGCTGTCACGAGTTGTGAATATTCTCCAAGGCTGTTTGCAAGCTTGCAAAGTCTTTTTTCAGATATCCTGAGCGCTGCCTTTACATCTTTTTGCTTTGAACTTTCAACAATTTCCAGCTTGCCTTCCCGTTTCATGAGGGCAAACTGATGATTGCGAAAGACATCTGTTATTTCATATGCATTACACCTGTTCAGTGAATAGCTGCAGATAGCAATGATCTGATTTGCATCAATGACACTATCTATTACTTCTTCATAATCAGTGAAATTTTTCCAGTCCTTCTTTTTGAGCCAGGTAGTGTTATCCGTTATCCTCATGCCTTCGTAACCGTTTTTTAGTGCCTGATTAAGTTTGTTAATCCAAATATTGATTGCCCTTTTTTTCTCGAAAATCCCGTCTTTGAGATACCATTCTTCGGAAGGGACGATTTCTATCTTTTTCATTGCCAGAAGGGATTCAAAGTCAGGTATTGTTTTTTTCATCGCATCGACAGCTTCCGGTACTGCAAGGGGTTCGGATGTGAGCCACATGCAGAATTCATTGCTTGCTAGTCCAGACTTGAAATAGGGTACTAACAGATCAACTAAATCTTCTTTTGTTTGATAAAGCTGACAAAAATGGGTGCCCCAAGGGGCATTGCCGATGATTTCTATTCCGGTTTTTCTTAAAAATTCGGTCATTTTTTGTCAGAATAAAAAATGTAATTAATGGATCGCTCCTAACAAAACTTTTCAGGGTTTATTTGAAAAGTTAAAACGTTACGAAGCATTTGCTATAAATCATACAAGCAGCAGTCGGCCCATTGCGGTTATTCTCCTATTTTGGTGATTTATTTAAGAGTAGCCAGTAAATCCCAAGCTGACGTATCGCTTCTGCAAATTCGTTAAAGTCTACTGGTTTCTGAACGTAGCTGTTAGCGCCTAACCTGTAGCTGTCGATGAGATCCCGTTCTTCGTTTGAAGAGGTAAGAATGACTACCGGAAGAAGCCGTGTCCGTTCATCATTGCGCATGCATTGTAATACTTCAAGCCCGTTTATCTTTGGCAATTTCAGGTCCAGCAGAACAACCTCCGGGAGGATCGTTGTATCTCGGCCAGTGTACGCCCCTGTGCCGAAAAGATAGTCGAGCGCCTTCACTCCATCATTTACTATGATGATTTCATTCAGAATGTTATGTTTTTTCAATGCACGCAAGGTAAGTTCAACATCGTCCGGGTTATCCTCCACAAGCAATATATTTTTATTACTCAAACAGAACTCCTATTATGTTACAAATTATAATAAAGTAAAATAAAACGTTGCCCCTTTATTTACAAAGCCTTCCGCCCATACATTGCCGCCATGCCGAAGTATGATGCGCTGTACGGTAGCTAGTCCGATGCCAGTACCTTCGAATTCAGCTGCCGAATGCAGGCGTTGAAATGCGCCGAAGAGTTTATTGGCGTAAGCCATATCGAAACCAACGCCGTTATCGCGCACAAAAAATACCGTTTTCCCGTCCTGTTGTGAAGCCCCGAATTCTATATTTGCTATGGAACAATTTTTTGTGAACTTCCAGGCATTGTTTATCAGATTATCAAGCGCAATCGTTAACAATTGTGGATCGCCATGTGCGGTCAGTCCGTCAGTTGCAACAAACCGAATCTTTCTGTTTGGTTCCTTTTTCATGAGATCCGCAACAATCGTTTTTACCAGTGCGCTCAGGTTGACCGTCTTGTAGTTTATTGTAGCCCGTGTCGTACGTGAGAGAGCAAGCAAATCATCGATAAGTTGTCCCATATGATGGCTGGCTGCACATATACGGTGAAGGTAGTTTTTGCCTTGCGTATCCAGCTTGTCAGGGTAATCTTCAAGAAGGGCTTTGCTAAACCCGTCCATGCTCCGCAGCGGAGAACGGAGATCGTGAGAAACCGAATAGCAGAACGATTCCAGTTCCCTATTGGCGGTTGTAAGCTGAGTGGTAAGATACTCCAAATGGTCGCGCTGTTTTCTTAATTCATCCTCGATCCGCTTCCGTTCTGTTATCTCAGCGTGCAGATCATTGTTTGACTTAATTAATGCCTCTTCTGCACGTTTGTGTTCATTGATTTCCTTTTTCAGTTCCTCTGCCATAGTATTAAAACTCCAGGCAAGCTTGCCTATTTCATCACTGCGTTTTATTGTTACCCTATGATTCAATTCTCCGCTTGTCAGCCACTTTGTTGCCTCTGTCAGCATTTTGATAGGATTTGATACTGAAACGGCAAAAACGATTCCAATGCCAATAACAGCAATACTGCCGGTTGTTCCAAGAATCAATGCAACCATTCCCAATAGTCTTAAGGATGCAAAGGCCTCTGTTTTTTCTATTTCTGAAACAAGCTTCCAGTTATATTCAGGCATATCTACGGAGATACCAATAACAGGTATATTCATATAATTTGAATAGATATGGGCTGTCTCTTTATCACCCTTAATAATCTTAAGGATGGGAGCGGTCTGTATTTCCTGTTTCAGGGATGTCCCTTGCTTAAACCTCGATTCTGTGATCATGATATTATCTTTGTTCAGGAGATATATCTCAACACTTTCTCCCATCCCGGCATGATTCATAGTAATTTCATTCAGGAATGCAAGATTATAGGCATTAATAATAACGCCAATGGTGTTTCCTTGTCTTGAAATAAGTGGGGCAGAGATAAGGATACAGTTTGCCTTAAGATGTGAGGAGTAGTGCGGTTGGCCGATAAAGGTTTCTCCGTAACCCTTCTTTATACCTTCTTGAAATACATCAAGATATGTTATATCGGTACCTATTAACTCCTCGTTACTCGATGAGATGACCCTCCCATGGTCATCTACAAGGAGTATCGCGATAAAATAACGGTATAAGGGTAATTTATGCCTTGCGAGGTATGTATTTAACCTGGTGGTTAAATTTTCGTTAGAGGCACCTCTGCGGGTGATTAACTCAAACTGATTGCGTATATAACCGTCAGAACTATAATTTCTTGTTTGTACATCATTTGTCTCCATAAGAGACAACACATGAAGTCTTTTTGATTCTGCACTAGCCCTCAGTTGTTTTACGATATGTTGTTTCAATGCTTTTCTGGCATTAAGGTAATATACGAATGTAATGGTAATAATGGGTATAAGTGAGATAGAAAATGCAAATATGAGCAGTTTGCCCTTAATAGATAAAAATGGATTTAATTTATAAGACCGCATAAGCCTGCATGAAACTCAGTTATAAAAATTCTTTACTATACCATCAAGTGTAGGGTATGTCCCACACACCAACGAAAACTTGAACCCGCCTGGGAGAGATTGCTTCATCGCGGAGGTTACACTGAATAAAAACGAATGTGCTCCTCGCAATGACCATTGAAAATGTCTTACAGGCGATAAGGAAAGCAACCTCTTCCCCTTGTGCTGTATTGAGAGATATTACCAATGAGATTATTTTACAATATAAATACCAGACTACAAGTATTTGTATATTTTACTTTTTGGAAATCTTGAATAAGAATGGTTTTTTGTTTATAGTAGGTCAATGTGATTAGAGAAAATAAAACCATAATATTATTTTATAGGAGATATACGTATGAAAGCTGTCGTCTTTTACGAGCATGGAGGAACGGACAAACTAACCTATACGGATACAGAGAAACCAAAGCTTTCTCCCTATGAGGTATTGGTAAGGGTAAAGGCCTGTGCGCTGAATCATCTGGATATCTGGGTAAGGGAGGGATTGCCCGGGGTGGATATTCCCATGCCGCATATTCAGGGAAGTGATATTGCCGGCGAGGTAGCCGAGGCAGGGATGGAGGTTAAGAGGTTTCGCCCGGGTGATAAGGTTATTGTTGCCCCCGGGGTTCGCTGCAGAAAGTGTGTATATTGTATTACGGGCAATGACAGTATGTGTGACAGCTTTAAGATTATGGGATTTCAGGTGCAGGGAGGCTACGCCGAATACGTTAAGGCCCATGTTGATAATATCATTCCCGTTTCTGATAAGCTCTCATTTGAAGAGTGGTCTGCTGTGCCACTGGTGTTTTTAATAGCCTGGCATATGCTTATTACGCGCGGTCAACTCAAGCCCGGGGAAAATGTGCTGATTCATGCCGCCGGCAGTGGCATTGGCAGTGCGGCTATCCAGATTGCACGTCTGGCAGGAGCCCGGGTAATCACAACCGCGCGCGGAAATGAAAAACTGGAAAAGGCGAAACAGATTGGCGCCGATGAAGTCATTGATTATTCAAAGGAGGATTACAGGGAAAGGGTGATGTCTGGAACAAATACAAAGGGAGTCGATCTTATCTTTGAACATATCGGTCCGGAAACATGGGAAAAGAATTTGCAATGTCTTGCAAAAGGCGGACGAATGGTAGTATGTGGCGCAACCAGCGGTCCTACGGCCTCACTGGATATTCGTTTTCTGTTTATGAAACAGCACGCTATTATCGGTTGTTATATGGGCAGCAAAAAGGAACTTTTAGATGTATTGAGACTGGTTGAAGCAGGAAGGCTGAGGCCGGTGACAGATAGTGTGTATCCGCTAAAGGACGCCGCTGTTGCACAGAAGAGGATGCTGAACAGGGAGAATTTTGGAAAGATCATTCTAAAAGTCTGATAAAGTCCTGAAGAGGATATATTTATTATATATGGCGACTTAAATAATGCCACATAATTTCCGCAAGGTTACCTCGTCCCTGCTTTATGTTGGGATTGTATAACTCGTTTCAGACAGGAATCATACCTTTAAAACCCTTGCAAATTCAATTCAGATTGGTATACTATATGTTTTGTCTGTAATTTCAGGTAAATTAACAGGGCTGATGTAATGAGCGTAAAAGCGGAGAAACACACAGAGCAGATTTTTAAAGCGCCAAGAGGCACAGAGGATATACTTCCCGGACTATGGGATTTATGGAAAAAACTCGAAAAGGCCGGGCGCCAGGAATTCGAGTTATGCGGATACGGAGAAATACGTACGCCTGTTTTTGAGGATACACGCTTGTTTGTAAGGAGTATCGGTGAGGCGACGGATATTGTAGAAAAAGAGATGTATACCTTTGCTGACAGCGAAGGTTCAAGTATAACCCTGCGTCCTGAAAGTACAGCTCCTGTCATGCGGGCGTATTTAGAGTACGAATTATATAAAACAAAAAAGTTTCAGAAATTTTGTTATATTGGTCCCCAATTCAGAAAAGAACGTCCCCAGGCCGGAAGACTTAGACAATTCCATCAAATGGGTATAGAAGCGGTTGGCGCTACCGACCCTTTTCTCGATGTTGAAACTATTAGTGTGGCTACCAGGATATTTGATCGCATCGATCTTCAGGGATATAAGGTCAAGATTAATTCTATCGGGTGTGAAAAATGCAGGCCCGTTTTCAGGAATATCCTGAAGGAAAATCTTTTGCAGTATGAAAGTGAATTATGTGAACTTTGCCGGTCACGCCTGAACCGGAATGTGTTTCGTATCCTGGACTGTAAAAATGAGAAGTGTAAGAAGATCAGCCATCAGATGCCTTCTATTAATGATTGCCTGTGCGTTGAGTGTCAGATTCATGCAAACGGTGTAAGGGAAGGGCTTTTGGAGATAGGTATTCCTTATATCGTTGATGCTCATTTAGTGCGCGGATTGGATTATTATACAAAGACTGTGTATGAGATTACCCACTCTTCACTGGGCGCCCGTGATGCAATTTGTGCAGGTGGCCGTTATGATAATCTGATTTCTGATCTGGGTGGACCTTCTATTGGCGCAGTCGGGTTTGCTATTGGTATGGAGGCTACCATTCTGGCGCTCAGGAATAATATGGCGAAGAATAAATCTCCTGATTCCGGGGTCAGTTATTCGTCTCCAACGGTATTCATTGTTTTTATTGGCGATGAAATAAAAAGACACTGTTTTTATTTACTCAATATTTTAAGGAAGGCCGATATCTCTGCTGACCTCGATTACGAAGGAAGA is part of the Candidatus Jettenia sp. AMX2 genome and harbors:
- a CDS encoding ATP-binding protein — translated: MGKQLRVLIIEDSTDDTELLLRELRRGGYNPVYDRVETASAMKIMLEKQEWDIVLSDHSLPLFSAFGALTELQLSGLDLPFIIVSGVIGEEFAVAAMKAGAHDYIMKNNLSRLLPAIERELKEAEERRKRKQAEAEMLELKEQLYHSQKLESIGKLIGTIAHNFNNSLSAIIGYAELLQNKMKGDALFKDIQSQNYVEKIYSITEKAIHFTQDLLTFSRKEANNLKPVNLNTIIRQTEGLLMNLMSENVRLNHVLTEKDCLVMADHLQIEQVLMNLATNARDAMPNGGFFTIRTDIVELDDEFVEFYGHEKAGWHAILSVSDTGTGINHEIKKRIFEPFFTTKKREKGTGLGLAIVYGIVKQHQGYIHVDSEAGSGTTFMIYLPFIGDQVEEKKSACSYRKEDGTETI
- the hisS gene encoding histidine--tRNA ligase — translated: MSVKAEKHTEQIFKAPRGTEDILPGLWDLWKKLEKAGRQEFELCGYGEIRTPVFEDTRLFVRSIGEATDIVEKEMYTFADSEGSSITLRPESTAPVMRAYLEYELYKTKKFQKFCYIGPQFRKERPQAGRLRQFHQMGIEAVGATDPFLDVETISVATRIFDRIDLQGYKVKINSIGCEKCRPVFRNILKENLLQYESELCELCRSRLNRNVFRILDCKNEKCKKISHQMPSINDCLCVECQIHANGVREGLLEIGIPYIVDAHLVRGLDYYTKTVYEITHSSLGARDAICAGGRYDNLISDLGGPSIGAVGFAIGMEATILALRNNMAKNKSPDSGVSYSSPTVFIVFIGDEIKRHCFYLLNILRKADISADLDYEGRSPKAQMRMANKLSVKYVIVLGPDELARGDVKVKLMQTGEEFVLKQGEVLKWLQNREVSS
- a CDS encoding response regulator, whose product is MSNKNILLVEDNPDDVELTLRALKKHNILNEIIIVNDGVKALDYLFGTGAYTGRDTTILPEVVLLDLKLPKINGLEVLQCMRNDERTRLLPVVILTSSNEERDLIDSYRLGANSYVQKPVDFNEFAEAIRQLGIYWLLLNKSPK
- a CDS encoding MEDS domain-containing protein, which translates into the protein MTEFLRKTGIEIIGNAPWGTHFCQLYQTKEDLVDLLVPYFKSGLASNEFCMWLTSEPLAVPEAVDAMKKTIPDFESLLAMKKIEIVPSEEWYLKDGIFEKKRAINIWINKLNQALKNGYEGMRITDNTTWLKKKDWKNFTDYEEVIDSVIDANQIIAICSYSLNRCNAYEITDVFRNHQFALMKREGKLEIVESSKQKDVKAALRISEKRLCKLANSLGEYSQLVTALKKSEERLCKFSSAIEQSPCSVIITNNEGVIEYVNPKFSQLTGYTRDEVAGNNARILKSGKTPAEEYKRLWSTITSGNIWKGEFVNKKKNGELYWELASVSPVKDPEGRITHFVAIKEDITERKQVENELRRQRDKLEHITSQLTAANKELEAFCYSVSHDLRAPLRSIDGFSKALIEDYADRLDDEGKNHLLRVRAASQRMGQLIEDLLNLSRITQAGMYRKTINLSELVATVASELQERQPERKVEFIISRGLVANADPRLLKIALENLLGNAWKYTKPCSEAKIEFGVTQHNGKPAYFVRDNGVGFDMTYIGRLFVAFQRLHSANEFEGTGIGLATVQRIIHRHGGQIWAEGEIGKGAVFYFTIQE
- a CDS encoding zinc-binding dehydrogenase; its protein translation is MKAVVFYEHGGTDKLTYTDTEKPKLSPYEVLVRVKACALNHLDIWVREGLPGVDIPMPHIQGSDIAGEVAEAGMEVKRFRPGDKVIVAPGVRCRKCVYCITGNDSMCDSFKIMGFQVQGGYAEYVKAHVDNIIPVSDKLSFEEWSAVPLVFLIAWHMLITRGQLKPGENVLIHAAGSGIGSAAIQIARLAGARVITTARGNEKLEKAKQIGADEVIDYSKEDYRERVMSGTNTKGVDLIFEHIGPETWEKNLQCLAKGGRMVVCGATSGPTASLDIRFLFMKQHAIIGCYMGSKKELLDVLRLVEAGRLRPVTDSVYPLKDAAVAQKRMLNRENFGKIILKV
- a CDS encoding cache domain-containing protein, encoding MRSYKLNPFLSIKGKLLIFAFSISLIPIITITFVYYLNARKALKQHIVKQLRASAESKRLHVLSLMETNDVQTRNYSSDGYIRNQFELITRRGASNENLTTRLNTYLARHKLPLYRYFIAILLVDDHGRVISSSNEELIGTDITYLDVFQEGIKKGYGETFIGQPHYSSHLKANCILISAPLISRQGNTIGVIINAYNLAFLNEITMNHAGMGESVEIYLLNKDNIMITESRFKQGTSLKQEIQTAPILKIIKGDKETAHIYSNYMNIPVIGISVDMPEYNWKLVSEIEKTEAFASLRLLGMVALILGTTGSIAVIGIGIVFAVSVSNPIKMLTEATKWLTSGELNHRVTIKRSDEIGKLAWSFNTMAEELKKEINEHKRAEEALIKSNNDLHAEITERKRIEDELRKQRDHLEYLTTQLTTANRELESFCYSVSHDLRSPLRSMDGFSKALLEDYPDKLDTQGKNYLHRICAASHHMGQLIDDLLALSRTTRATINYKTVNLSALVKTIVADLMKKEPNRKIRFVATDGLTAHGDPQLLTIALDNLINNAWKFTKNCSIANIEFGASQQDGKTVFFVRDNGVGFDMAYANKLFGAFQRLHSAAEFEGTGIGLATVQRIILRHGGNVWAEGFVNKGATFYFTLL